One genomic window of Corynebacterium massiliense DSM 45435 includes the following:
- a CDS encoding superoxide dismutase: MAVYELPDLPYSYDALEPHISAEIMELHHDKHHNTYVKGANAALEALEEERNGEANPDKLRALSKNLSFNLGGHTNHSIFWKNMSPNGGGQPTGELAEAIERDFGSFEKFQAHFAGVATSLQGSGWAVLGWDHIAGRLIIEQLTDQAGNTSIDLTPVLMLDMWEHAYYLQYKNVKGDYVKAFWNVVNWDDVAERFAKASAH; this comes from the coding sequence ATGGCTGTATACGAACTTCCTGACCTGCCGTACTCATACGACGCTCTGGAGCCGCACATCTCCGCGGAGATCATGGAGCTGCACCACGACAAGCACCACAACACCTACGTGAAGGGTGCGAACGCGGCTCTCGAGGCTCTCGAGGAGGAGCGCAACGGCGAGGCTAACCCGGACAAGCTGCGCGCACTGTCGAAGAACCTGTCCTTCAACCTGGGTGGCCACACCAACCACTCCATCTTCTGGAAGAACATGTCCCCGAACGGTGGCGGCCAGCCGACCGGCGAGCTCGCCGAGGCCATCGAGCGCGACTTCGGTTCCTTCGAGAAGTTCCAGGCTCACTTCGCGGGCGTTGCCACCTCCCTGCAGGGCTCCGGCTGGGCCGTCCTCGGCTGGGACCACATCGCGGGCCGCCTCATTATCGAGCAGCTCACCGACCAGGCCGGTAACACCTCCATCGACCTGACCCCGGTCCTCATGCTCGATATGTGGGAGCACGCTTACTACCTGCAGTACAAGAACGTGAAGGGCGACTACGTCAAGGCCTTCTGGAACGTCGTGAACTGGGACGACGTTGCAGAGCGCTTCGCCAAGGCTTCCGCTCACTAA